The nucleotide sequence ACTGCACCAACCCCTCTGTTAGGTCTGTGAATCTGTCATCAAACTTGCTGGACACAAAGCTCATGTAAATATGTATGAGGCTGAATTAAACAGAGCACTAATTACACAACCTCTTTATCTATCACTGCAAGACCCAtgtgctgctactactccttTACACATTATTTCACTATAAGCACTTGTCCCCTCTTTTTGTTTGATCCTGGTGAAAGATCCACAAATCTGACTGAGGGTGGTTGTGTCCAGCAATATGATAGGAAGATTATTAGATGCGACAGTTTTGAGGGGCAAAGGTGGGGAGATTTGACCACCATCTGGTGTAAGGGAAATTGAAATTATGTTTGAGTACAGTGGTAACAAGATGAGTTGGTCATGATAGggggaatatgagagaaaagtgTAAGGCCATGAAATGGATGGTGTAGAGAGAGCATTAATGCAAGTAAAACATATGAGGAAAATGCAAGAGTGATAAGGAATTCAGTAAGTAGTTTAAAACTCTTGTCACACCTAGCTCATCTTGTTACCATGTCCTCAAGCCAACTTCCAATTTGGCTTACACCAGGTAATGGTCAGATCCACCTTTGCTTTTTACAAAGTTGTTTgtcacatttatttatctcataTTCCTGGACACAACTATCCTCAATCACTGCCTTATTAATAACCCTTCCatctacatttttctctttttacaaaTATATCCTCCTTTAAACTGAAAATTCCCCAATTCCTGCTCCTGtcatcttttctccattttttcttccaagCACACCAATCAACCACACTTTAAACTATTACATTCACAACCCCGTAGCATGTGTTTACATCCCCCAGCAGTATACATCTACATTTGGTCAAAACCTCCACAAACACTCAACATCATTCCAAAagacctttttttctctcttcttcaatggtcACTGGTAGACCCCCATGCTTTCACAAATACTTCAGCTGCCACTGTAGTCACTTCTCCAACTACCaccttaatttttctctcttgcaaACCTTGCTCCATTTTTACCACAAGATGACTAAATGTTTAAAAGGTGACAAATTAATCTCCCCTGCTATGTACATAGCTAAGACCATACAGTTTTGCTAAGGTTATGAGAGAGCATTACCCCTCTCAACACGAAACTCATGAACTAAGAATGAACTCAACTTTTCAGTTGCAGCATAAACATGCAAACACTGTATCAGAGCTGTCCAACTTCCTCAGTATATGTGTCACCAGGATCAAACTCACTAGATACTGTTAACATGTAAATTGCATTTGTCTATCTATCGTATCTGTGTACCAACCAGCAATCTCGCACAGGACAGCTCACAGCACATTTGTACTGGATTAAATAAAAGTACTTACTATGTAGTGACTTTCTCAATCACTATGTTCTGTCGCCAAGCATCTTGAGAATAAGAGTCAACAAGAGGCAGAGTTGGCTCTCCTGCATCAGAATCATTAGATTGCTTCTTaaactttacttttctcttagTATTTGGCTGAgattccccttctttttcctcaggTATGGTGTCCagctcatctctttcctcttcatacTGATCATTTCCTCCCAAGAAAGACACCACCTGCAAACATTAAGTGGTTTCCCACAAGAAAATGAACAATGTATATGAAAACAACTGATCCTAATATTGGGACTACATCTGAGAAGTTCAAGCAACTTGATACACTGGGATCAGCTGTAGCACCGAGAGGATTCAAAGTTATGTATATAAAATACTGAGCTGTGACTAACACAGGATCACAATCTGTTCGCATGACCTACTGTACTAAAGAAACTTCTGGGTCAATCACAGTTGTGCATAGTCCTGTAAAGTCACTTCCTAAGATGAAAAAGTACTGCATGTACTGTTGTAAAATCAAAGGACAAATCTTTAGTTTCTGTTCATCATGCACTTCCTCACCTTTAGTTGCTGTTTCTTGACATCACGCTGCAACTGAGCATAGTTTGGCAAAGGCTTCTGAGCCTCAATTTGCTTCCCTGAATGTCTATCAAGGatgtcctctccttcctcttcccatctctcaTCTTGCTCCAGCTTGCGGCAAACAGCAATATATTTAGCCTTTGCCTCCACACTCAGCCTTAGACCTACAGGCAATATGTTCATTAGCTAAACACAAACTCATCCCCCCTGCTAGCTTATGACCAACAGCAAACTTAGCAAACTTTATTTTACACAGAAGCACAAGTAAAATGATAACTCTTCAGTGAAAGCTATGCTCTTGGAGTAGTTTTTAGAGATTAAAGCTATCCTCTTGGAGTAGTTTTTAGACAAACATCAGACATAAGCAGATGGCTGTGCAAAACTAGTGCTGATGAGGAAAACAATGACTTCAAGTaacaaatgaaattaaacaTCCTGATGGTGTGAAAACAGTAATGAACAGCAGTACTTGTATAGACTAACCTGAAGTGGTGTCATAATTGTCCCAGGAGCGTCCACAGTGTTCCAGCATGCCCCTCACATACTGGTCTCCCAGAATCACCCGCAGGCTATCAAAGGACACCCACTGTCTCATTGCACTCTCCACCTGCCGCAGTACACTCCAGGTTAGCAAGCAACAAACGCTTAGAGAATCAGAATGAGACAGAAGCAGGAAATGTTGAAAAGAGACAGAGcatggaaagaaatggaaatattcaatgatgagatagttgagAAATGTGGTACTTATCAAACTATTTTTACACAAAGCattaaaattaaggaaaaaaaaatagtttaccAAAATGGTTgacaatggaaaagaagaatatagaATTCATTGGTTTAAATTTcaggaagataaaaaagtaaTGATGTCATCTATTAGTAAATGAAGTTCATATTTAACTGCAGGAGAtcatagaaaattaaatgagtGGGATATGTAACTTTTAATAAAACAACTCGTTTCTCAGATGGCTATCAATCCCTCtggcttctttctttcttcatgaaTATTCCCAAGGCTCTGGCAGATCAGTCCCCTCTTTACTACAGGCATTAGTGATTAGAAATTAAGGGAATATTAATGGAGTGACTCTGAGTGTGACTGCACATGTGAGCCTGCGGAGATCTTGACCCAATATACAGTATGCATGGAAAGTTTTATCGCCAAAGGGCCAACAACATTTCTTTTTGCATTAGGTGGAGGAGGCTCATAACTTCATTCCTAGGAGAGCATTTGTCTAATGCACTTACACCAGTAACTGGCAACCTCTACCACCCGCAGTTAGCCAGTGGTAATCGGACTTGCCTGTGACAGGGAGAATATGTACTTGCCTGATGCATCCAGGCAGAGCCAAAGTGACTTTATTTCAGTTCCTACCAGCCTGTCAACTTGCCCAAAATGGTGACTAGTaaggaaaaacgaaaggagGTGGTAAGTTTACACAAAGCTCTCCCATTTATAGCACATCAGATTGGAGTACAGCTGAGGACAGTCCAGTGCTTGATGAGAAGGTTCAAGGATGCTGAGGAGGCAGCTGCACTTGCCTCATTTCCCAAGTCTGGGAGGCCTCATAAGACGACCTTGATCGAAGCATTTACTTCCTGCCAAGTTTTAAAGTATCCAAGGCTGAGAGCATGGAAATTAAAGGTAAACACCTCACAATTACAGGAAGATGTGTCACTGAGGAGTGTCCAACAGATGCTCCATGATGACTTGGGATACAAGAATTACCATACCTGCAAAAAGCCACTGCTAAATGCACTACAGAAGGACAAGAGAACCAAATTTTCCAAGAAATACCTAGCATGGAATGAGGAGCAGTGGAAAACTGTGGTATGGAGTGATGAGGTAACTTTTACTGTCACTGGGAGTCCTTCATCATTAGTGTACTGCAGGCCAGACAGTGACCCCTTGGATCTTAAGTACAACTCTAAGTTTGTTAAGCACCCAGCTTCACTTATGGTTTGGGGCTGCTTTACTTATCATGGAGTTGGTGAAATGATGATTCTTCCTGCAAAattaaaaagtgaaggaaaaattacTTGGAACTTTTGAGTAATGTGATTCTTTTGAAGAAACAAGCAGAAATGTTCATGCAGGATTCGGTTTCTACACATACTGCAAAGTCTGTTACACAGTGGTTGATAGATTGTAggttcccatttttttttgtgactggCTTGGGGACAGGCCAGATATCAATCTGACTGAAAACTTCTGGTTGGAAATAAAGAGACATCTGCGAAGTATGGACACGTCATCTGTGCCTAAACTTTAGGCAGCAGTCAAGCAGCTCTGGCCCAGCTTTTCACTAACACCCTCAAAACCTTGCATCAAGTGTCCCTAAAATGCCTAAGGAGATTATAAAGAGGAAGGGTAATGCCAGTAAATACCGATAATTTTGATGATGCATGTGTATTTATAACATTTCTCCTTGCCAAACATAAACAACGTTTTTTCCAGGTGACAACAAAACTTTGTGCACATGCTGTATAAGTAATCTTTTTCACTGCAATAGCAAGAAAGAAGGTTAAaggcataaaaataaaaatacatacatttagAACATCAGCAAGTTGATTTGCTGCagcctcctcctttgtgttctcctTTGATTCACACTTGCtggtttctttctccttcacatcACAGTCTGACTTGTGGCTGTTTTTGTCATGAGCATTTTTCTCTGCATCACTTTCAGACCAGTTAACCAGGGACTCTCGGGCAATTTCATCAACACTCATAAAGGCTGTCCTTCTCTTGGGCTTCTCATCTTTATCAATCTTAATATTGCCTATACCTCCTGCAAAGTAAGAGAGTTGAATCAGGCTGACAGAGAAAACTACAATGGATGTACTAAATTACATACACTATCTAACAGCATTATGGCAGCCAGCACACCCACTTGCTACACCTCCTCTCTAGTGCTACAGACTTGAGAATCACTGTCACATATTCCTTCTACTTTCCAGACACACAGTTTATCAAGGTGAGCCAATGACTCCAGCAAATTCTAAAACCAAAGCATGAGTTTAGAAACCTTTCATAACTAACAATTATGCAAAATGACACAAGAAAAGCATCAAGCATTAGACTATCAGGTTGCTGCTGATGCTCAATATACTAAAGTAATTCCCATCTAACATGGAGATTCAGTTTGCCTGCATGTCATACTGCAATGCAGGGCCTCAAAACTCTTAACGCAGAAATGGGCTGGAGCAAGCTGCAGATAAATGCATATTGCAGGGGAAAGGAGTGGACCACCACCAGCCCCACAACCCTCGTCACTCACAATTATACCAATTTAGTGATTGACCCGAGCCTATGTGCTTGGCAACACGCAACCTGAAACGGTGAGGTCACTCCTGCTTACACCATTAGACAACTATTGTATATCATTTGCATTTAGTGATGAAGGCCATAACTTTGCACCCAAATAATATAGTCATTGTATGAACATCAATTTGGGAAGATATGAGGTGATACAAACAGTGAATGTCTTCAGCTATGTACATAAACAATGGTTCAGCATAGTTTTAATGAATATTTCTGTACTGCACTGGTAATCCAAGGTTATTAATAGCATTTACTGGTGTCCACAAGTATCTTAAGTTAACAAAGAAGTGATTTAGTCATGGATATAAAATATACATCGGTGATATGAAGTGATATCAACAGTGTGTGTTTATCAGTAGTGTGTGTAAACAATGGCTTGGTGTGGATTTTTAGTGATTGTTACTGTACTCTACCAGTAATCCAAGGTGAGTGTATCAGCAAGTAGGTAGTATGGGAGATATTTTATCCTAATTTTGAGGGGACTTGTCTCAGCCAGGTCAGAACCAATGTAATTTTTTGCCATTACTTTCACTAGACCAGTCATTTTCTGCCATTACTTTCAttaaaattaatacaaataaCATTTAACATAGGGTGTTGGCAGAACCTCTTCCCCCCCAACATTATACTGGCTGTAATACTAGATACAGTACTGTAAACTATATAATGCAACAACAccaaagacaatgaaaaaagcTCATCTATTAGAAGTCCCTAATAGAGGCCCAGATTAGACAACACACCTGTTATGTCCATAACTTTGCCATGACATCCCTTCAGCTTGGCCAGGTTGGGCAGGCAGATGTCTTTGATGTCAGCATCCTCTGTGTCCCTCAAGTACAGCGGCAGTGTCAACACTTGCTCATACACCAACTCTGATGCCTCATAGCATACATTACTGCAGAAATTCTGAaaatttttttgagattctGTAATATTTCTACTTTAAGTAAATGAGAATTCTTTAAAAGGGTACCACACATCTTCCCTGCCTTAATAGGCTTGGGAAACTGATGGGAAACTGTACTTTCAAAGTGGGGAAAGCAAATACATACTACTCAAGACCTACAGGGAGCTTCAATCCCCGGGATGTCTTCAAAGTCACATTAACTGCTATATGTTGGCCACAAGATAGTAAAGGAATCTAGCC is from Scylla paramamosain isolate STU-SP2022 chromosome 9, ASM3559412v1, whole genome shotgun sequence and encodes:
- the LOC135103504 gene encoding putative RNA polymerase II subunit B1 CTD phosphatase rpap2 isoform X2; translation: MIEGPVEPQVFVAKAKYINPQVYSDVVVERAVAGLCGYPMCSNTFTDTYGSRSYVIRNNILYDITERRNFCSNVCYEASELVYEQVLTLPLYLRDTEDADIKDICLPNLAKLKGCHGKVMDITGGIGNIKIDKDEKPKRRTAFMSVDEIARESLVNWSESDAEKNAHDKNSHKSDCDVKEKETSKCESKENTKEEAAANQLADVLNVESAMRQWVSFDSLRVILGDQYVRGMLEHCGRSWDNYDTTSGLRLSVEAKAKYIAVCRKLEQDERWEEEGEDILDRHSGKQIEAQKPLPNYAQLQRDVKKQQLKVVSFLGGNDQYEEERDELDTIPEEKEGESQPNTKRKVKFKKQSNDSDAGEPTLPLVDSYSQDAWRQNIVIEKVTTYLQQMLEMTTLSMQEIQKLLRPMVATFHLSANNISFQPKQWRIVSLILLKLLSVRYQIIQDALRTEEGLSMQTSILSTYSLDLGYSDRVISYLTEIQHVLSKDFNDEKAEDAESRNTLQNADIPLQTCPGGDAGVNSVRESINSLKTQVLTHDMVQVKTSNNFVD
- the LOC135103504 gene encoding putative RNA polymerase II subunit B1 CTD phosphatase rpap2 isoform X1, which codes for MSRGGRTKTRVRREDPKPSRRQETLKATSECVQAAHRRAQEYFLSMIEGPVEPQVFVAKAKYINPQVYSDVVVERAVAGLCGYPMCSNTFTDTYGSRSYVIRNNILYDITERRNFCSNVCYEASELVYEQVLTLPLYLRDTEDADIKDICLPNLAKLKGCHGKVMDITGGIGNIKIDKDEKPKRRTAFMSVDEIARESLVNWSESDAEKNAHDKNSHKSDCDVKEKETSKCESKENTKEEAAANQLADVLNVESAMRQWVSFDSLRVILGDQYVRGMLEHCGRSWDNYDTTSGLRLSVEAKAKYIAVCRKLEQDERWEEEGEDILDRHSGKQIEAQKPLPNYAQLQRDVKKQQLKVVSFLGGNDQYEEERDELDTIPEEKEGESQPNTKRKVKFKKQSNDSDAGEPTLPLVDSYSQDAWRQNIVIEKVTTYLQQMLEMTTLSMQEIQKLLRPMVATFHLSANNISFQPKQWRIVSLILLKLLSVRYQIIQDALRTEEGLSMQTSILSTYSLDLGYSDRVISYLTEIQHVLSKDFNDEKAEDAESRNTLQNADIPLQTCPGGDAGVNSVRESINSLKTQVLTHDMVQVKTSNNFVD
- the LOC135103504 gene encoding putative RNA polymerase II subunit B1 CTD phosphatase rpap2 isoform X3, with product MSRGGRTKTRVRREDPKPSRRQETLKATSECVQAAHRRAQEYFLSMIEGPVEPQVFVAKAKYINPQVYSDVVVERAVAGLCGYPMCSNTFTDTYGSRSYVIRNNILYDITERRNFCSNVCYEASELVYEQVLTLPLYLRDTEDADIKDICLPNLAKLKGCHGKVMDITGGIGNIKIDKDEKPKRRTAFMSVDEIARESLVNWSESDAEKNAHDKNSHKSDCDVKEKETSKCESKENTKEEAAANQLADVLNVESAMRQWVSFDSLRVILGDQYVRGMLEHCGRSWDNYDTTSGLRLSVEAKAKYIAVCRKLEQDERWEEEGEDILDRHSGKQIEAQKPLPNYAQLQRDVKKQQLKVVSFLGGNDQYEEERDELDTIPEEKEGESQPNTKRKVKFKKQSNDSDAGEPTLPLVDSYSQDAWRQNIVIEKVTT